The Corallococcus silvisoli genome has a segment encoding these proteins:
- a CDS encoding DUF6229 family protein, translating to MTKKPEVQDVVKGWLSGDEESQGMTNPAGPVFVGGARTEQALTESNLVADTGCSSCTASAHVFCC from the coding sequence ATGACGAAGAAGCCCGAGGTCCAGGATGTGGTGAAGGGCTGGCTGTCCGGTGATGAGGAGTCCCAGGGAATGACCAACCCGGCGGGCCCGGTGTTCGTGGGAGGTGCGCGAACCGAACAGGCGCTCACCGAATCCAACCTGGTGGCGGACACGGGCTGCAGCAGCTGCACCGCCTCCGCCCACGTCTTCTGTTGTTG
- a CDS encoding metallophosphoesterase gives MRTLILSDLHLGNGGPYDIFAGAAELPALLDASAQPPTHVVLNGDTFDFLLNDDPLAVDTQRAVEQARALVTAAPTAPSLKALGRALAAGGRVTMVVGNHDLELALPDVQAVVRAALGQPDSVTSRLEFRDGTAPLQLSVGGARVLVTHGEHTDVTNRIDYDALLSSERASRFHYPPGSVLVKTLLNPLKHRHGLRFMDLLKPDFQGAVLVGLGVKPEALRVLFTSGTLTVIRRLLENRGLAPSFALEPMDAVGPSDADGHLARTLARVDLSDDEVDALLSALDAENLDAFDTPGALGRARLKLARAGFALYAHLHRSVAGSTGSVYFGLEPGKDELAELERLGRKYSPQAVVMGHTHAARWHEGPGPVYANTGTWISLLRLPSPDDSDADWAEYLAELQSNPALEPAKQQRARLEHRFTCVEVVPRASAPGATLRLAQWTAQGLQTLRAAELPAGG, from the coding sequence ATGCGAACGCTCATCCTCAGCGACCTCCACCTCGGCAACGGCGGGCCCTATGACATCTTCGCGGGCGCCGCCGAGCTGCCCGCCCTGCTCGACGCCTCCGCCCAGCCCCCCACCCACGTCGTCCTCAACGGGGACACCTTCGACTTCCTGCTCAACGACGACCCGCTCGCGGTGGACACCCAGCGCGCGGTGGAGCAGGCCCGGGCCCTGGTGACCGCCGCGCCGACGGCGCCGTCGCTGAAGGCGCTGGGGCGGGCCCTGGCCGCGGGGGGGCGGGTGACGATGGTGGTGGGCAACCATGACCTGGAGCTGGCCCTGCCCGACGTGCAGGCCGTGGTGCGCGCGGCGCTGGGGCAACCCGATTCCGTGACCTCCCGGTTGGAGTTCCGGGATGGCACCGCGCCGCTCCAGCTGAGCGTCGGCGGCGCCCGAGTGCTCGTCACCCACGGTGAGCACACCGACGTGACGAACCGCATCGACTACGACGCGCTGCTGTCCTCGGAGCGCGCGAGCCGGTTCCATTACCCACCGGGCTCGGTCCTGGTGAAGACCCTGCTCAATCCGCTCAAGCACCGGCATGGCTTGCGGTTCATGGACCTGCTGAAGCCAGACTTCCAGGGCGCGGTGTTGGTGGGGCTCGGCGTGAAGCCCGAAGCGCTCCGGGTCCTGTTCACGTCCGGGACGCTCACCGTCATCCGGCGCCTGCTGGAGAACCGGGGCCTGGCCCCATCCTTCGCGTTGGAGCCCATGGACGCGGTGGGCCCATCGGACGCGGACGGGCACCTGGCGCGCACGCTCGCGCGGGTGGACCTGAGTGACGATGAAGTCGACGCGCTGCTGTCCGCGCTCGACGCGGAGAACCTGGATGCCTTCGACACGCCAGGGGCTCTGGGCCGCGCCCGGCTGAAGCTGGCCCGGGCGGGCTTCGCGCTCTACGCGCACCTGCACCGCTCGGTCGCGGGAAGCACCGGCTCGGTCTACTTCGGGCTCGAGCCTGGGAAGGACGAGCTCGCGGAGCTGGAGCGGCTGGGCAGGAAATACAGCCCCCAGGCGGTGGTGATGGGCCACACCCACGCGGCCCGCTGGCACGAGGGCCCTGGCCCCGTCTACGCCAACACCGGCACGTGGATCTCGCTCTTGCGGCTTCCCTCCCCGGACGATTCCGACGCGGACTGGGCGGAGTATCTGGCGGAGCTCCAGTCCAACCCCGCGCTGGAGCCAGCGAAGCAGCAGCGGGCCCGGCTGGAGCACCGCTTCACCTGCGTGGAGGTCGTGCCGCGGGCCTCGGCGCCGGGAGCGACGCTGCGGCTGGCGCAGTGGACGGCGCAAGGCCTCCAGACGCTGCGAGCCGCGGAGCTCCCAGCCGGCGGCTGA
- a CDS encoding MFS transporter encodes MTSAPSVLKPRPALLVLAYLAFISLGLPDAVLGVAWPSLRATFGLPQTGMGAILSTAAVAYFFSGLLAGRLMRALKLGLLLALSTGSVALGLAGYATVPLFALFLLAACFIGFGSGAIDSALNNYAAQNFGPKHMNWLHAAYSVGAALGPALMTALLTRGAGWRSGYAVIGATLGVLAITFLFTRRQWDGPARADGEVDAGHPTGSALDAVRRPRVWLQIATFFFYTGVEVTAGQWSYTVLTESRGLHTSVAGTFVSLYWGALLVGRILSGFIVERLGPVRMLRVCTGLAVVGALLFTLPSVPPVVGLVVLGFALAPIFPGLMSETPRRVGTDVSGHAVGFQVSAATMGVAALPSLAGFIAERWGLALLPPFLVACAGVLAVVHGVLSAVADRTATR; translated from the coding sequence GTGACCTCCGCCCCGTCCGTCCTCAAGCCCCGCCCCGCGCTCCTCGTGCTTGCCTACCTGGCCTTCATCAGCCTGGGGCTTCCGGATGCCGTGCTGGGCGTCGCATGGCCCTCGCTGCGCGCCACCTTCGGACTGCCGCAGACAGGCATGGGGGCCATCCTCTCCACGGCGGCGGTGGCGTACTTCTTCTCCGGCCTGCTCGCGGGCCGGTTGATGCGGGCGCTCAAGCTGGGCCTCCTGCTGGCGCTCAGCACGGGGAGCGTGGCCCTGGGGCTCGCGGGGTACGCGACCGTGCCGCTGTTCGCGCTCTTCCTGCTCGCCGCGTGCTTCATCGGGTTCGGCTCGGGCGCCATCGACTCCGCGCTCAACAACTACGCGGCCCAGAACTTCGGGCCCAAGCACATGAACTGGCTGCATGCCGCGTACAGCGTCGGCGCCGCGCTGGGGCCCGCGCTGATGACGGCGCTGCTGACTCGGGGCGCGGGGTGGCGGTCCGGATATGCCGTCATCGGGGCGACGCTGGGCGTGCTCGCGATCACGTTCCTCTTCACGCGCCGACAGTGGGATGGGCCGGCGAGGGCGGACGGTGAGGTGGATGCCGGGCACCCCACCGGCTCAGCGCTCGACGCCGTCCGCCGGCCGCGTGTCTGGCTGCAGATCGCCACGTTCTTCTTCTACACCGGCGTGGAGGTCACGGCCGGTCAGTGGAGCTACACGGTGCTCACCGAGAGCCGCGGCCTGCACACCTCCGTGGCCGGCACCTTCGTGAGCCTCTACTGGGGCGCCTTGCTGGTGGGGCGGATCCTGTCCGGCTTCATCGTGGAGCGGCTGGGGCCCGTGCGGATGCTGCGGGTCTGCACCGGGCTCGCGGTGGTGGGCGCGCTCTTGTTCACGCTCCCCAGCGTGCCCCCCGTGGTGGGGCTGGTCGTGTTGGGGTTCGCGCTGGCCCCCATCTTCCCGGGCCTGATGTCGGAGACGCCGCGCCGGGTGGGCACCGACGTCTCCGGACACGCGGTGGGCTTCCAGGTGAGCGCGGCCACCATGGGCGTCGCCGCCCTCCCCAGCCTCGCGGGCTTCATCGCGGAGCGGTGGGGACTGGCGCTCCTGCCGCCATTCCTCGTCGCCTGTGCTGGCGTGCTGGCGGTGGTGCACGGCGTGCTGTCCGCCGTGGCCGACCGCACCGCGACGCGCTGA